One region of Drosophila teissieri strain GT53w chromosome 2L, Prin_Dtei_1.1, whole genome shotgun sequence genomic DNA includes:
- the LOC122623477 gene encoding membrane metallo-endopeptidase-like 1, whose product MMTDRRWPALVRSRRDPGESQFGQLQFVTVETIMLKLSLVAWLIFSLAWRTTPTACRQTNAPRSVQEMLAEQLQSYMDTKAHPCENFYQYTCGNWQIQQQEQHSPRDRDWTRDRQRYQGQLLPTDTLGLIDQSVNRKLELLLRRRNESSAESDSTILEQMRLYYRSCKRLKPYNLKKYLQLLPPSNSTQWPSVGRGWRPEQFDWITTLGRLRLHGLNGVLLREEVLPRWDDARNYSIYVNKPSRQETQPTGEGAMIELLLDIGQTKRTANALARQVDDFERKLHRLQELEDDEGPREMQLGYLDSYLPQLRWLSFMRQVRSDSELDLRSTLIIENIPYLRALSDLVESESPDTVCNYIMLKCLAFLKQQGPADISRGECVAALRRSMPLASSWLVGQQFSDPQSDTHVRALFQRLKARFGQILAENRMRLSPPLVHILQQKLRAARLQMGFFQPEDVEDVEQYHVRVDLSGHSFYGNQLVLLRQRVEANHDLLSVNATNSANSTGSNLSYLSESWEASNSSPLYVRPRNLVLVPHGLLQLPIWHRNISALQQHAVMGFVLAHELAHGFDMSGMDYDGLGNIMGPVEEIGASRQFRQGLQCLQQQMATGSKWIDEKLADFVALRLAYETFFGVRDKREPRDPLMPQFSQRQLFFITFAQFFCGRTPVLSPRSQSEAHLKHAADELRVMQTLANFEEFAREFGCDKKAKMQASQRCRLW is encoded by the coding sequence ATGATGACTGACAGGCGATGGCCTGCTCTAGTCCGCAGTCGCCGCGATCCGGGCGAATCGCAGTTCGGCCAGTTGCAATTTGTCACAGTCGAAACCATCATGCTGAAGCTCAGCCTGGTGGCCTGGCTCATATTTTCGCTGGCCTGGCgcaccacgcccaccgcctgTCGCCAGACCAACGCCCCCCGGAGCGTCCAGGAAATGCTGGCCGAGCAGCTGCAGAGCTACATGGACACGAAGGCGCATCCCTGCGAGAACTTCTACCAGTACACCTGCGGTAACTGGCAGatccagcagcaggagcagcactcCCCGCGCGACCGGGATTGGACCAGGGATCGGCAGCGATACCAGGGTCAGCTGCTGCCCACCGATACCCTGGGGCTGATCGACCAATCCGTGAACCggaagctggagctgctgctgcggagaAGGAATGAGAGCTCCGCCGAGTCGGACTCCACGATTCTGGAGCAGATGCGACTCTACTACCGTTCGTGCAAACGCCTTAAGCCGTACAACCTGAAGAAGTACCTGCAGCTCCTGCCGCCCAGCAACTCCACCCAGTGGCCATCGGTGGGTCGCGGCTGGCGTCCGGAGCAGTTCGACTGGATAACGACCTTGGGGCGACTGCGTCTGCACGGACTGAACGGAGTGCTGCTGCGGGAGGAGGTCCTGCCCCGATGGGATGACGCGCGCAACTACAGCATCTATGTGAACAAGCCGAGTCGCCAGGAGACGCAGCCCACGGGTGAGGGAGCCATGATCGAGCTGCTCCTGGACATCGGCCAGACCAAGCGCACGGCCAACGCCTTGGCGCGTCAGGTGGACGACTTCGAGCGGAAGCTGCACCGCctgcaggagctggaggacgACGAAGGACCGCGGGAAATGCAGCTGGGCTACCTGGACTCGTACCTGCCTCAGCTACGTTGGCTGTCCTTTATGCGCCAGGTGCGCAGCGACTCCGAGCTGGATCTGCGCTCCACATTGATCATCGAGAATATCCCGTACCTCAGGGCCCTCAGCGACCTGGTGGAATCGGAGAGCCCGGACACCGTCTGCAACTACATCATGCTCAAGTGTTTGGCCTTCCTCAAGCAACAGGGTCCGGCGGACATCTCGCGGGGTGAGTGCGTGGCCGCCCTCCGGAGGTCCATGCCCCTGGCCAGTAGCTGGCTGGTGGGCCAGCAGTTCTCCGACCCGCAATCCGATACCCACGTCCGCGCCCTGTTCCAGCGCTTGAAGGCGCGATTTGGCCAGATCTTGGCTGAGAACCGGATGAGACTATCGCCACCTCTGGTGCACATCCTGCAGCAGAAGCTGCGCGCAGCACGCCTGCAGATGGGCTTCTTTCAGCCGGAGGATGTGGAGGACGTGGAGCAGTACCACGTGCGCGTCGACCTGAGCGGCCACTCCTTCTACGGCAACCAGCTGGTCCTGCTGCGCCAGCGCGTAGAGGCGAACCACGATCTGCTCTCCGTGAACGCGACCAACTCCGCCAATTCCACGGGCAGCAACTTGAGCTACCTGTCGGAGAGCTGGGAGGCCAGCAACTCGTCGCCCCTGTATGTGCGACCCCGCAACCTGGTCCTGGTGCCTCACGGTCTGCTCCAGCTGCCCATCTGGCATCGGAACATCAGCGCCCTGCAGCAGCACGCGGTCATGGGATTCGTTCTGGCCCACGAACTGGCGCACGGCTTCGACATGTCGGGAATGGACTACGATGGCCTGGGAAACATCATGGGCCCCGTGGAGGAGATCGGCGCCAGTCGACAGTTTCGTCAGGGGCTGCAGtgcctgcagcagcagatggcCACCGGCTCCAAGTGGATCGACGAGAAGCTGGCCGACTTTGTGGCCCTGCGGCTGGCGTATGAGACGTTCTTCGGGGTGCGGGACAAGCGGGAGCCGCGGGATCCGCTGATGCCGCAGTTCAGCCAGCGGCAGCTATTCTTCATCACCTTCGCCCAGTTCTTCTGCGGCCGGACACCAGTGCTCAGTCCGCGTTCCCAGTCGGAGGCACATCTGAAGCACGCCGCGGATGAGTTGCGTGTGATGCAGACGCTGGCCAACTTTGAAGAGTTCGCACGGGAGTTCGGGTGCGACAAGAAGGCCAAGATGCAGGCCAGCCAGCGGTGCCGCCTATGGTAA